The Microtus ochrogaster isolate Prairie Vole_2 unplaced genomic scaffold, MicOch1.0 UNK27, whole genome shotgun sequence genome contains a region encoding:
- the LOC101989241 gene encoding 40S ribosomal protein S27-like yields MPLAKDLLHPSLEDKKKKHKKKRLVQSPNSYFMDVKCPACYKITTVFSHAQTVVLCVGCSTVLCQPTGGNARLTEGCSFRRKQH; encoded by the coding sequence ATGCCTCTGGCTAAAGACCTTTTACACCCTTCCTtggaagacaaaaagaagaaacataagaaGAAACGGCTGGTTCAGAGCCCAAATTCTTACTTCATGGATGTGAAATGTCCAGCCTGCTACAAGATTACTACAGTTTTCAGCCATGCTCAGACAgtggttctttgtgtaggttGTTCAACAGTGCTGTGCCAGCCCACAGGAGGAAACGCCAGGCTCACAGAAGGCTGTTCATTTAGAAGAAAGCAACACTAA
- the LOC101997314 gene encoding ral guanine nucleotide dissociation stimulator-like: MFSHVQTSDGSGHQKAKSCGLGHLLRCWVWPFIQHLWPFSLMEAKNQKKLDKPLTFNTNSPDYLGRFISCLPRAFKQQDTACIYIFLAIYQKFSTTWEVLDLIIKMYGSFRPDCVEDQEKKTAILWFLSLWLRKHPQDFCDYPDMATVKRLVDYIRLNAPSTEVAMQTEELLSMLREQESKTDCGIIRATTPEATVLDASGVPKTLPLRTASVGGPQGDLKPLENPAVWGPIVPEAGPVQLLNLDQPLPASSNTLDVAADAPGARHSFPAAAVQLGDPEPVSPLPDVDI, translated from the exons ATGTTCTCCCACGTGCAGACTTCTGATGGCTCAGGCCACCAAAAAGCCAAGAGTTGTGGCCTTGGCCACCTTTTGAGATGTTGGGTGTGGCCATTTATTCAACACCTCTGGCCATTTTCCCTCATGGAAGCCAAG AATCAAAAAAAGCTGGATAAACCCCTCACGTTCAATACCAACAGCCCAGACTACCTGGGAAGATTCATTAGCTGTTTACCAAGAGCCTTCAAGCAACAGGACACGGcgtgcatatatatatttttggccATCTACCAAAAATTTTCTACCACCTGGGAGGTGCTGGACCTAATAATTAAAAT GTATGGATCTTTCCGTCCTGACTGTGTGGAGGATCAGGAAAAAAAGAC TGCTATATTGTGGTTTCTGTCCTTGTGGCTCAGAAAACACCCCCAGGACTTCTGTGACTATCCGGACATGGCCACCGTGAAGAGGCTGGTGGACTACATAAGGTTAAACGCGCCGTCCACAGAGGTTGCTATGCAAACGGAGGAGCTCCTATCAATGCTGCGGGAGCAGGAGTCCAAAACGG ATTGCGGCATCATCCGGGCAACAACACCAGAAGCCACAGTGCTGGATGCCTCAGGGGTGCCAAAGACGCTGCCTCTGAGAACAGCTTCTGTGGGAGGGCCACAGGGAGATCTGAAACCCCTAGAGAATCCTGCAGTTTGGGGACCAATTGTGCCAGAAGCTGGACCCGTACAGCTTCTGAATTTAGATCAGCCTCTGCCCGCATCATCCAATACACTAGATGTGGCTGCAGATGCCCCCGGCGCCAGACACTCATTTCCAGCTGCTGCAGTACAATTAGGTGACCCAGAGCCTGTTTCCCCTCTTCCTGATGTTGACATTTAG